One Flagellimonas sp. CMM7 genomic region harbors:
- a CDS encoding SusC/RagA family TonB-linked outer membrane protein — protein sequence MKNTFFTFFTLFFATLTYGQTITGSVADEFGEPLPGVSIVVVSSNQGTTTDFDGNFEINADQGAVLRFTYLGMKSQDITVGTERVLNIVMIEDSQALDEVVVTAFGVEQKRKSLGYAVTQVKAEDVNLVGQANPIETLQGRVAGVQINRTSGAAGGGVDILIRGVTSVNPNRNNQPLIIVDGIALNNDTFAGEVRPSAGSNSPDSAEQFAFSNRAGDINPEDIETFSVLKGAAATALYGIRASNGAIIITTKRGKQGKAKINFTASTTFRNVATTPELQTTFREGFRGAPRLLYDPDSETGFNRVQSGTVFWSWGPRYSDDSFTLEDDTVVDLSNDRFHSPYDIFRTGFNSQVNLSLSGANEKLDYFFSLGNNNEQGILPNTDFEKTTFRLNTGYKVTDRFKINTSISYTKSGGRRANGGDKSVMSALSFFSGTFPINDYVNPDGSERDYSFGIIDNPRYLMETSSLIDNVNRWVGNTTLNWNPKDWINVTYAAQIDNYSDKRNRFVGADLDGGSQVGGFILNQNINFTALESNLLVAMNKDWSEDFTTDLTLGHQISDTKRDYDEARGERLNVPGINEIGNTINFFLDNDLQRIRNVGVFGELKLGYKDKLFLTLTGRNDWLSVFPKENRSFFYPSVNLAYDVSSLFGENDIFTFGKLRASWAEVGKGPNFGDVGQLFVVDGDFPFGGTGGFRRSIEFGDLEIIPERNQSTELGADFRFMKNRIRLDYAYFNTRVKDQIFTVGTAQSSGLSGITRNAGDFKIFGHEFLLSADIIQKEDFKWELILNWSTSEGKVLEIPDDIESIVFADSGFAGVTSEIREGDEMGSLYGWKWRYENGERYIDEEGKPEIDFEERQKVGNAFPDFISSLGSNFKWKGLGFNFLIEYKKGGDLYDSGRRNGIRNGILGITEFRDETTVLSGVMDDGNGGFVPNTTEALIDQDYYRSSTDFNRASEILVQDASWVKLRNIGFSYDLKGKLLSSLNLSRASLSVSANNILIWTPYEGYDPEGNQFSAGSNVYGFAGLSVPIAESYSFGINVGF from the coding sequence ATGAAAAACACATTTTTCACATTTTTTACCCTATTCTTTGCAACACTTACGTACGGTCAAACAATTACCGGTAGCGTTGCAGATGAATTTGGAGAACCCTTACCGGGGGTATCCATTGTTGTTGTCTCATCCAATCAAGGGACAACTACTGATTTTGATGGAAATTTTGAAATTAATGCAGATCAAGGTGCTGTTTTACGCTTCACTTATCTCGGAATGAAATCGCAGGACATAACAGTGGGGACAGAAAGAGTTCTCAATATTGTTATGATCGAGGATTCTCAAGCCTTGGATGAAGTTGTTGTAACTGCATTTGGTGTAGAACAGAAACGAAAGTCACTCGGTTATGCTGTGACTCAGGTCAAGGCAGAAGATGTTAATCTTGTCGGTCAAGCAAATCCAATTGAAACTTTACAAGGTAGAGTGGCAGGTGTGCAAATCAATAGAACATCGGGAGCAGCTGGTGGAGGTGTAGATATTCTAATTCGTGGTGTTACCTCCGTTAATCCAAACAGAAATAACCAGCCGCTTATAATTGTTGACGGTATCGCATTGAACAATGATACGTTTGCAGGTGAAGTGAGGCCAAGTGCTGGTTCAAACTCTCCAGATAGTGCCGAACAGTTTGCCTTTTCAAATAGAGCTGGAGACATAAACCCAGAAGATATTGAAACGTTCAGTGTTTTAAAAGGAGCCGCAGCAACAGCCCTATATGGGATTAGAGCTTCTAATGGAGCTATTATAATTACAACCAAAAGAGGTAAGCAAGGAAAGGCAAAAATCAACTTCACAGCATCTACAACATTTAGAAATGTAGCAACTACCCCAGAATTACAAACAACCTTTAGAGAAGGTTTTAGAGGAGCTCCAAGATTGCTTTACGACCCAGATTCGGAAACAGGCTTCAACAGAGTGCAGAGTGGCACAGTATTCTGGTCATGGGGACCAAGGTATTCAGATGATTCTTTTACTCTGGAAGATGATACCGTAGTGGATTTATCTAATGATCGCTTTCATAGCCCTTACGACATATTTAGAACTGGGTTTAATTCTCAGGTGAACTTAAGTTTAAGTGGAGCTAATGAGAAATTAGATTATTTTTTCTCTTTGGGGAACAATAACGAGCAAGGTATATTACCAAATACTGATTTTGAAAAAACAACTTTTAGATTGAATACCGGTTATAAAGTGACCGATAGGTTTAAAATAAATACTTCTATCTCTTATACGAAATCAGGTGGAAGAAGGGCGAATGGCGGAGATAAATCCGTTATGAGTGCATTATCCTTTTTCTCTGGGACTTTTCCAATCAATGATTATGTAAACCCTGATGGCAGTGAGAGAGATTATTCCTTTGGGATAATTGATAACCCACGTTATCTAATGGAAACGAGTAGCTTAATTGATAATGTAAATCGTTGGGTAGGAAATACTACGTTGAACTGGAATCCGAAAGATTGGATTAATGTCACATATGCAGCGCAAATTGATAACTATTCAGATAAGAGAAATCGATTTGTTGGTGCGGATTTAGACGGTGGATCACAAGTGGGGGGATTCATTCTTAATCAAAATATAAACTTTACTGCTTTGGAATCCAACTTGTTAGTGGCTATGAATAAAGATTGGTCTGAAGATTTTACCACTGATCTGACCCTTGGACATCAAATTTCCGATACAAAGAGGGACTATGATGAGGCAAGGGGAGAAAGATTGAATGTGCCAGGAATAAATGAAATAGGAAATACTATCAATTTCTTTTTGGATAACGATCTTCAGCGAATTAGAAACGTTGGTGTTTTTGGAGAGTTAAAACTTGGGTATAAAGATAAATTGTTTTTGACGCTTACTGGTAGGAATGACTGGTTGTCCGTGTTTCCAAAAGAAAACAGATCTTTCTTTTATCCGTCTGTTAATTTGGCATACGATGTATCGAGTTTATTTGGTGAAAATGATATTTTCACTTTTGGTAAACTGAGAGCTTCATGGGCAGAGGTAGGAAAGGGGCCTAATTTCGGAGATGTTGGACAACTTTTTGTTGTTGATGGTGACTTTCCTTTTGGAGGTACAGGTGGATTTAGAAGAAGCATTGAATTTGGAGATTTAGAAATTATTCCGGAACGAAATCAATCTACTGAATTAGGTGCTGACTTTCGATTTATGAAAAATCGTATCCGATTGGATTACGCTTATTTTAATACACGTGTCAAAGATCAAATTTTTACGGTAGGAACGGCACAATCTTCTGGTCTCTCGGGAATTACTAGAAATGCAGGGGATTTTAAAATTTTTGGACATGAGTTCCTTTTAAGTGCTGATATTATTCAGAAAGAAGATTTTAAGTGGGAGCTTATATTGAACTGGTCAACAAGTGAAGGAAAAGTTCTCGAAATTCCTGATGATATAGAATCTATAGTTTTTGCCGATTCAGGATTTGCGGGAGTTACTTCAGAAATTCGGGAAGGAGATGAGATGGGGTCCCTCTATGGATGGAAATGGCGTTATGAAAATGGAGAACGATATATTGATGAAGAAGGAAAACCTGAAATTGATTTTGAAGAACGCCAAAAAGTAGGGAATGCTTTTCCAGATTTCATTTCATCTCTGGGCAGTAATTTTAAATGGAAGGGTTTGGGCTTCAATTTTCTAATTGAGTATAAAAAAGGAGGTGATTTGTATGATTCAGGTAGAAGAAATGGTATTAGAAACGGTATTTTAGGAATTACCGAGTTTAGAGATGAAACTACAGTACTCTCAGGTGTAATGGATGATGGTAATGGCGGTTTTGTTCCAAATACTACAGAAGCACTTATTGATCAAGACTACTACAGAAGTTCTACCGACTTTAATAGAGCATCAGAGATTTTGGTACAGGATGCATCTTGGGTTAAACTGAGAAACATTGGCTTTAGTTACGATTTGAAAGGGAAACTGTTAAGTAGTTTAAACCTTTCTCGTGCAAGTCTATCTGTAAGTGCAAATAATATACTGATATGGACTCCATATGAAGGCTATGACCCAGAAGGAAATCAATTTAGTGCGGGAAGCAACGTATATGGTTTTGCGGGATTAAGTGTTCCCATAGCGGAAAGTTATTCGTTTGGTATTAATGTAGGATTTTAA
- a CDS encoding PLP-dependent aminotransferase family protein, which yields MKTKLNSLLISHGFSSGNGGLSLYMKLSNSFISAINKKKLVKGYQLPPTRLLAKDMGLSRSTVIKAYEILCLENYIYAVQGSGYYVNDIKDKKIKYSVRTHKQTTKYPEVSERAKHFSSGITLMNRGHSKGIAFRPGLPPLDVFPVRQWQNLTNNYWRDIRYSDMSYSHTLGLDCLRRNIADYLKMYRNIQCDYSQIIIVTGSLHSLSIIGDLLLNKKDEVVVENPTYANALATFKSLKAKIIPAEIDSEGLSLDSLSHIKLKRGKLIFTTPSNQYPTGVQMSLKRRLELLDWAQENNMIIVEDDYDNEFSNWESPITSIFGLDNGNRVFYQGTFNKILHPSIRLGYLIAPPHYVGSIKAIFEQSLRFISPVTQKVMSDFIEKDYLNQHLRKVVQVVNERKQFFVDHFKNVFDDSIEIQPANQGLHLMAKLPDDMCDIEVSKMLIGKEIMSFPYSKYFIKNKREKGLVMGFSSVSTPIIKQKLEKMARAYGDYKCKYNQI from the coding sequence TTGAAGACCAAACTCAACAGCTTACTAATTTCCCATGGATTCAGTTCTGGTAATGGAGGGTTAAGCCTCTATATGAAGCTATCCAATTCTTTTATAAGTGCGATCAACAAAAAAAAACTGGTTAAGGGATATCAACTACCCCCAACACGATTATTGGCCAAGGATATGGGCTTGTCACGAAGCACTGTGATAAAAGCTTATGAGATACTTTGTTTAGAGAATTATATCTATGCGGTACAAGGTTCCGGGTATTATGTGAATGATATAAAGGACAAGAAAATAAAGTATAGCGTAAGAACCCATAAACAAACTACAAAGTATCCTGAAGTTTCTGAACGGGCAAAACATTTTAGCTCGGGTATTACCTTAATGAATAGAGGGCATAGTAAGGGTATAGCATTTAGACCTGGTTTACCCCCATTAGATGTTTTTCCTGTAAGACAGTGGCAAAACTTGACCAATAACTATTGGAGGGATATTAGATATTCCGATATGTCTTACAGCCATACCCTTGGTTTGGATTGTCTGCGGAGAAACATAGCTGACTATTTAAAAATGTATAGGAATATACAATGCGATTATTCTCAGATCATAATAGTTACAGGATCACTTCATTCCTTGTCCATTATTGGCGACTTACTATTAAATAAAAAAGATGAAGTAGTGGTAGAGAATCCAACATATGCTAATGCTCTGGCCACTTTTAAAAGTTTAAAAGCTAAGATTATCCCAGCGGAAATTGATTCTGAAGGCTTGTCCTTGGATAGTCTAAGTCATATTAAACTAAAACGGGGGAAACTTATTTTCACCACGCCATCCAACCAATATCCAACAGGAGTTCAAATGAGTCTTAAAAGAAGACTTGAACTTTTGGATTGGGCACAGGAAAACAACATGATTATTGTGGAAGATGATTACGATAATGAATTTAGCAATTGGGAAAGTCCTATCACGTCAATATTCGGTTTAGATAACGGGAACAGGGTTTTTTATCAAGGTACCTTTAATAAAATCTTGCACCCCTCTATACGATTAGGATACTTAATTGCCCCACCGCATTATGTAGGCAGTATTAAAGCAATTTTTGAACAATCATTAAGATTTATATCTCCCGTTACGCAAAAGGTAATGTCAGATTTTATAGAAAAGGATTACCTAAATCAGCATTTAAGAAAAGTTGTACAGGTGGTGAATGAACGGAAACAATTTTTTGTTGATCATTTTAAAAATGTTTTTGATGACAGTATAGAGATTCAACCTGCAAATCAAGGCCTTCATCTTATGGCAAAACTTCCTGATGATATGTGCGATATTGAAGTCTCTAAAATGTTGATTGGGAAAGAGATCATGTCCTTTCCCTATAGCAAGTACTTCATCAAAAATAAGAGAGAAAAAGGCTTGGTAATGGGCTTTTCATCAGTTAGCACTCCCATTATCAAACAAAAACTGGAAAAAATGGCGAGAGCCTATGGCGATTATAAATGTAAGTATAACCAAATCTAG
- the trxB gene encoding thioredoxin-disulfide reductase yields MSEQIERIKTLIIGSGPAGYTAAIYAARADLKPVMYTGMEPGGQLTTTTEVDNFPGYPEGIDGPTMMVQLQQQAERFGTEVRIGMVTAVDFSDELGGIHKVTVDDSKLIEAETVIISTGASAKYLNIPSEQRLRGGGVSACAVCDGFFYKGQEVAIVGAGDTAAEEASYLANICKKVTMLVRKDHMRASKAMQHRVNSLENIEVRYNTEVDEVLGEQVVEGLRMVNNQTGEKEDIEITGLFIAIGHKPNTDIFKGQLDMDETGYVITEGKSTRTNKPGVFASGDVQDKEYRQAVTAAGTGCMAALDAERYLASIESKEAVVS; encoded by the coding sequence ATGTCAGAACAAATAGAAAGAATAAAAACATTGATTATTGGATCCGGCCCTGCTGGATATACTGCTGCAATTTATGCAGCAAGAGCAGATTTAAAACCTGTAATGTACACTGGTATGGAACCTGGTGGGCAATTGACCACTACAACGGAAGTGGATAACTTTCCAGGGTATCCTGAAGGTATAGATGGACCAACTATGATGGTTCAGTTACAACAGCAGGCTGAAAGGTTTGGAACAGAGGTAAGGATTGGTATGGTTACAGCAGTTGATTTTAGTGATGAATTAGGTGGGATTCATAAAGTAACGGTTGATGACAGTAAATTGATTGAAGCAGAGACGGTAATTATTTCTACCGGGGCTTCTGCAAAATACCTGAACATTCCTAGCGAGCAACGTTTAAGAGGTGGTGGTGTTTCTGCATGTGCTGTTTGCGATGGTTTCTTTTATAAGGGACAAGAAGTAGCCATAGTCGGTGCTGGTGATACGGCTGCTGAGGAAGCTTCCTACTTGGCTAATATTTGTAAAAAAGTTACCATGTTAGTTCGTAAGGACCATATGAGGGCTTCCAAAGCCATGCAACATAGGGTAAATAGTTTGGAGAATATCGAAGTTCGATACAATACTGAGGTTGATGAAGTTCTTGGTGAGCAAGTGGTTGAAGGTCTTAGAATGGTGAATAATCAGACAGGAGAAAAAGAAGATATTGAGATTACGGGACTTTTTATTGCAATTGGTCACAAACCAAACACCGATATATTTAAAGGACAGTTAGATATGGATGAAACCGGGTACGTTATTACCGAGGGAAAATCCACTAGGACCAATAAGCCAGGCGTTTTTGCAAGTGGTGATGTTCAGGATAAAGAATACAGACAGGCCGTGACAGCTGCTGGCACAGGATGTATGGCAGCCTTGGATGCAGAACGTTATCTTGCCTCAATTGAGAGCAAAGAAGCAGTGGTTTCTTAG
- a CDS encoding SusD/RagB family nutrient-binding outer membrane lipoprotein, translating into MRKQFLNSTIKIFTILLFIGCSDEYFDINTPSNTAIVDQLRMQDLIGPVILSTVQGQRSAELAFGNYVQNFVINGGGAAGQTTASALWEEVYLYVLPNLKVIKDKATENNAPHISAIADILTAINIGIATDTWDNIPFSEASEAPENTFPVFDTQESIYNQLFSILDNAIAALEGPDNSNITLGESDIVYGGDIEKWLRTAYTVKARYQLHLVNKGVVSANDVLVTIENGYGSAEDDFLVFFDERNINPWYSEEILARATGNFSNDIASQLVSSMNGDYFPFESGIVTIDPRLPLFAQNDGAEEYKGYVSGSEGLAPDGTDANTSFRTDGYYTSIDSPLLLISYAEAKFIEAEAAFIANGGTTTSTGSSAAAYSAYLEGIQASMDMYEVDGADYLGDTAIAVGEDELMLNHIMKEKYIHNFLNPETFVDFRRYDFSDDVFVGLQIRQEEASNDSDFFGQWFRRAEYPATELNRNEENVLANQETPVTPVWWDR; encoded by the coding sequence ATGAGAAAGCAATTTTTAAATAGCACTATCAAAATCTTTACCATACTATTGTTTATAGGATGTAGTGATGAATATTTTGACATAAATACACCTTCAAACACAGCTATAGTAGATCAATTACGAATGCAAGATTTAATAGGCCCCGTCATTCTGAGCACTGTGCAAGGACAACGTTCGGCAGAACTCGCTTTTGGGAATTATGTGCAAAATTTTGTAATCAATGGTGGCGGTGCGGCCGGTCAAACAACGGCAAGCGCTCTTTGGGAAGAGGTATATCTGTACGTTCTCCCTAATTTAAAGGTTATAAAGGATAAAGCAACCGAGAACAATGCACCACACATAAGTGCAATTGCCGACATTTTAACGGCCATTAATATTGGTATTGCTACGGACACTTGGGATAATATTCCTTTTAGTGAAGCCAGTGAAGCACCTGAAAATACGTTTCCTGTATTTGATACTCAAGAATCAATATACAATCAATTATTCTCCATTCTGGATAATGCTATTGCAGCTCTTGAAGGCCCGGATAATTCTAACATTACCCTTGGGGAATCAGATATAGTTTATGGTGGCGATATTGAGAAATGGCTGCGTACAGCTTATACTGTTAAGGCTAGATATCAACTTCATTTGGTGAACAAAGGCGTTGTTTCTGCCAATGATGTTTTGGTTACAATTGAAAATGGATATGGTTCTGCAGAGGATGATTTTTTGGTATTTTTCGATGAAAGAAATATTAACCCATGGTATTCTGAAGAAATTTTAGCTAGAGCAACGGGCAATTTTAGCAATGATATTGCAAGTCAATTGGTCAGTTCAATGAATGGGGATTATTTTCCTTTTGAAAGCGGGATAGTTACTATTGACCCAAGGCTACCTTTGTTTGCTCAAAATGATGGTGCGGAAGAATACAAAGGTTATGTAAGTGGTAGCGAAGGTTTGGCTCCAGATGGAACGGATGCCAATACCAGCTTCAGAACCGATGGGTACTATACGAGCATTGATTCTCCTTTGTTACTCATTAGTTATGCCGAGGCAAAATTTATTGAAGCCGAAGCTGCATTTATTGCCAATGGAGGAACAACTACTAGCACCGGATCCAGCGCAGCAGCATACTCCGCTTATCTAGAGGGAATTCAGGCGAGTATGGACATGTATGAAGTTGACGGAGCGGATTATTTAGGGGATACAGCTATAGCCGTTGGTGAAGATGAATTAATGCTAAATCATATAATGAAGGAAAAATACATACATAACTTTTTGAACCCAGAAACCTTTGTGGATTTTAGAAGATATGATTTTTCCGATGATGTTTTTGTGGGACTTCAAATACGCCAGGAAGAAGCAAGTAATGACAGTGACTTTTTTGGTCAATGGTTTAGAAGGGCTGAATATCCAGCTACCGAGTTAAATAGGAATGAAGAAAATGTTTTGGCTAATCAAGAAACTCCTGTTACTCCAGTATGGTGGGATAGATAG
- a CDS encoding aminotransferase class I/II-fold pyridoxal phosphate-dependent enzyme: MAIFIDSFPGRTIRKDGKEYLYFGGTGYLGLQLDNEFQNIFIKNLRKYGTNYGASRKSNIQLNIFEETEKYLANIVGSEASITLSSGYLAGQFIAKSLNSVDYQIFYAPNTHSALYHAEAKSYDTFSELNFDLRKQLASDENKVPVVLLDTVDFSGKNYPEFEELQSLPLHEIILVADDSHGIGIVGEQGNGAYTKLKNLHPKELIVCGSLGKGFGIQAGVVFGSQQRIAALKETAFFGGASPAAPAGLATLMDSEEIYEQKRLILNDNIKLFIHNLQSIEKFDYIIGHPAFSFSNEPLVDYLEKNKIIITNFKYPNTASSLMSRIVLSASHKKEDIQYLTQYLNTLS; encoded by the coding sequence ATGGCAATTTTCATAGATTCTTTTCCTGGACGAACCATCCGTAAAGATGGCAAGGAATACCTCTATTTTGGAGGTACTGGTTATTTGGGCCTTCAATTGGATAATGAGTTTCAAAACATATTTATAAAAAACCTAAGAAAATACGGAACCAACTACGGTGCTTCACGAAAATCAAACATTCAACTGAACATCTTTGAAGAAACTGAAAAATATCTAGCCAATATCGTAGGTAGTGAAGCCAGTATCACCCTCTCTTCCGGTTATTTGGCCGGTCAATTTATTGCCAAGTCCTTAAATTCCGTAGATTACCAGATTTTCTATGCCCCAAATACTCATTCGGCACTTTATCATGCAGAAGCAAAATCATATGATACATTTTCTGAACTAAATTTTGATTTGAGAAAACAGTTGGCATCAGATGAAAATAAGGTTCCTGTGGTATTATTGGATACTGTTGATTTCTCTGGAAAGAATTATCCAGAATTTGAAGAACTACAATCCCTTCCCTTGCATGAAATTATTCTGGTAGCCGACGATTCCCATGGTATAGGCATTGTTGGTGAGCAAGGTAATGGAGCCTATACTAAATTAAAAAACCTACACCCAAAGGAATTGATTGTTTGTGGTTCTTTGGGAAAAGGATTTGGGATACAGGCGGGTGTTGTTTTTGGGTCTCAACAAAGAATAGCAGCACTAAAAGAAACTGCATTTTTTGGAGGTGCAAGTCCCGCTGCGCCAGCTGGTCTGGCAACTCTTATGGACAGTGAAGAAATCTATGAACAAAAAAGGTTGATTTTAAATGACAATATTAAATTGTTTATTCATAACCTACAATCCATTGAAAAGTTTGACTATATAATAGGGCATCCAGCATTTAGTTTTTCCAATGAACCCTTGGTTGATTATCTTGAAAAAAATAAGATCATTATTACTAATTTCAAGTATCCAAACACTGCATCAAGCTTAATGAGCAGGATTGTTTTAAGTGCATCCCATAAAAAAGAGGATATTCAATACCTAACTCAGTACTTGAATACCCTCTCCTAA
- a CDS encoding amidohydrolase family protein, which yields MKSKVIIQLVLAASILLSCADKQQYDILILNGEVYDGSGNAPINADIAIKDSTIASIGDLSKFSATRIINAKGMAVAPGFIDMHAHLDPILTLSDCESHIRQGVTTALGGPDGGSPWPMKSFMDTLSQIGVGMNVAYLVGHNRIRENVMALENRAPTAEELQEMKAQVKQAMDDGAYGISTGLKYLPGAFSEVDEVIELSKVASSMGGIYTSHLREEGLGLFDAVAEAISISEKADIPVILTHHKAIGKPMWGKSSVTLAMVDSARTAGLDIKIDQYPYSASHTGISVLIPSWARAGGTEAFKERVKNAQLRDSIKAGIIFNILNDRGGNDLTRIQFAKVKWMKELEGKTLEYWCELRGLEPTLENGADLVIEAQVNGGASCIYHAMHEEDVERIMKHPQTMIASDGRLVKPGQGHPHPRWYGTFPRVLRYYVREKSIITLPEAIYKMTKLPAASLGLTDRGLIKENMKADIVVFNPDTVIDKATYEAPHQYPEGIHFVLVNGQISIDQSKFNGIKAGKVLRKKVVK from the coding sequence ATGAAAAGCAAAGTAATCATTCAACTGGTTTTAGCAGCAAGTATTTTGTTGAGTTGTGCTGACAAACAACAATATGATATCCTAATTCTTAATGGAGAAGTTTATGATGGGTCTGGCAATGCCCCCATCAATGCAGATATCGCTATTAAAGATTCAACCATTGCAAGCATTGGTGATTTATCAAAATTTAGTGCCACTAGAATAATCAATGCAAAAGGTATGGCCGTGGCTCCCGGTTTTATAGATATGCATGCTCATTTAGACCCTATACTAACTCTTTCAGATTGCGAAAGCCATATTAGACAAGGGGTTACTACAGCTTTAGGTGGTCCCGATGGAGGTAGTCCATGGCCAATGAAATCTTTTATGGATACACTATCCCAAATTGGAGTGGGAATGAATGTAGCCTATTTAGTGGGTCATAACAGAATTAGAGAAAATGTGATGGCGCTAGAAAACAGGGCTCCAACGGCAGAAGAATTGCAAGAAATGAAAGCGCAGGTAAAGCAGGCAATGGATGATGGTGCCTATGGCATATCAACAGGGTTAAAGTATTTGCCCGGAGCTTTTTCTGAAGTGGATGAAGTAATAGAATTATCGAAAGTAGCTTCCTCCATGGGCGGTATTTACACTTCACATCTTAGAGAAGAAGGTTTAGGGCTTTTTGACGCAGTTGCAGAAGCAATCAGTATATCAGAAAAGGCTGATATCCCCGTGATACTTACGCACCATAAAGCGATAGGAAAACCCATGTGGGGGAAAAGCTCGGTTACCCTCGCCATGGTAGATTCAGCTAGAACGGCAGGTTTGGACATTAAAATTGACCAATATCCCTACAGTGCAAGTCATACCGGAATTTCTGTGCTCATTCCTAGTTGGGCAAGAGCAGGTGGAACGGAAGCTTTTAAAGAAAGAGTTAAAAATGCACAGCTCAGGGATAGTATTAAAGCTGGAATAATTTTTAATATCCTTAATGATAGAGGTGGTAATGACTTGACACGCATTCAATTTGCCAAAGTAAAGTGGATGAAAGAATTGGAAGGAAAAACTTTGGAGTATTGGTGCGAATTAAGAGGGCTTGAGCCAACTCTTGAAAATGGTGCTGATTTGGTTATCGAAGCTCAGGTGAATGGAGGAGCATCTTGCATCTATCATGCCATGCATGAAGAAGATGTGGAACGCATCATGAAACACCCCCAAACCATGATTGCATCTGATGGTAGATTGGTGAAACCAGGGCAAGGCCACCCTCACCCAAGATGGTATGGGACATTTCCACGGGTATTGAGGTATTATGTGAGAGAAAAGTCAATCATAACACTACCAGAAGCAATCTACAAAATGACAAAATTGCCTGCTGCTTCTCTTGGGTTAACCGATAGAGGGTTGATTAAAGAAAATATGAAAGCGGATATTGTTGTTTTTAACCCAGATACCGTAATTGACAAAGCAACGTATGAAGCACCTCATCAATATCCGGAAGGTATTCATTTTGTATTGGTCAATGGACAAATCTCAATAGACCAATCAAAGTTCAACGGCATAAAAGCAGGGAAAGTGTTGAGAAAAAAGGTAGTTAAATAG
- a CDS encoding aminotransferase class IV: MANYPEKVYINGKIVPHQEAQISVFDRGFLFGDGIYEVMVQIGGRFFYGKEHLDRLVGCLKKINLDFDVSTLPKEIERLLISSKLKGKDCLVYIQVTRGVAVRKHAFPKTATPTVIMYATPFTLPDINQKSIATITTEDNRWHRCDIKATSLLGNVMANDQAAEQGMYESIFIRDGRVTEASHCNVFFVKNEVVYTHPADTYILDGITRQIVIQLCENLKIEFREEPILKEDLATMDEAFLSGTTTQIASIGKIDDHFYSLDDSIGPITKKLQKAFLALKKKHQENTIST; the protein is encoded by the coding sequence ATGGCCAATTATCCCGAAAAGGTATATATAAATGGAAAAATAGTTCCGCACCAAGAAGCCCAAATATCAGTTTTTGATAGGGGCTTTTTGTTTGGTGATGGGATTTATGAAGTAATGGTTCAAATTGGGGGGCGTTTTTTTTACGGCAAAGAACATTTGGATAGACTAGTAGGTTGTCTTAAAAAAATAAACTTGGATTTTGATGTATCCACCCTGCCCAAAGAGATTGAGAGATTACTCATTTCATCTAAATTAAAAGGTAAAGATTGTTTGGTTTATATTCAGGTTACAAGAGGTGTCGCTGTTAGAAAACATGCATTTCCCAAAACCGCCACACCAACAGTTATCATGTATGCCACACCATTTACATTACCAGATATCAACCAAAAGAGTATTGCAACAATTACTACGGAAGACAACAGATGGCATAGGTGTGATATAAAAGCGACCTCACTCTTAGGAAACGTAATGGCAAATGATCAAGCTGCAGAGCAAGGAATGTACGAATCTATTTTTATAAGAGATGGGAGGGTAACAGAAGCATCTCATTGCAATGTCTTTTTTGTAAAAAATGAAGTTGTTTATACCCACCCTGCAGATACCTACATTTTGGATGGTATTACCAGGCAAATTGTAATACAGTTATGCGAAAATTTAAAAATAGAGTTTAGGGAAGAACCTATTTTGAAGGAAGATTTGGCTACTATGGATGAAGCTTTCTTGAGCGGTACAACGACTCAGATTGCTTCAATAGGAAAGATTGACGATCATTTTTATAGTCTTGACGATAGCATTGGCCCCATTACCAAGAAATTGCAAAAGGCCTTTTTAGCATTAAAGAAGAAGCACCAAGAAAATACCATAAGCACTTAA